A genome region from Gambusia affinis linkage group LG24, SWU_Gaff_1.0, whole genome shotgun sequence includes the following:
- the xirp2a gene encoding xin actin-binding repeat-containing protein 2 isoform X1 gives MEIQSGNGEEVASATLGFVSCAPAGPQVVTSDEPVLREDLQAAKRVERFDIQLDSLKRMFEKPAASTTEVAATPPAKEVTSSNSAQTVPSTTHHSMASPQDATHTAGRAGSSGERAENQEAEPVSVKERLAMYQAAVSSKESGGASSAAAMDESEACSLPGGLATVKRQFESHEFSSSSSQSTVTQHHVQKRTVQEVSSSSEVTVKSSARETIPATSISRQEVIRDQGVHHNNVAAGYGNHYDETVMLVGGEDLPKVSTQALKQQYEKTIEEAAPAKEIKVDVDFNQFLWEPVHQSSKMSTVTTYDSTSTAKTASAVASTSSVTYEATEQFPPPPANLMQVAQEHSISSQFQEKGSQQKFTLDKKQYFKHKSMAELKRLYKHIHPEVRKNLEEDFMSQLTEAEKAALESKETVGDVQQTCYMFENDGSNSSECSSPDREYLEWEEILKGEVQSMRWMFENKPLDTIKDDSPDESEGRNIAQQEIIAGKDVRYTAWMFETQPMDALGAETADATQESQKQAELARGDVRTATWLFETQPLDCLNRIYQEEQENECVVTKDITGGDVKTARYLFETQHLDSLGKTETIEESHFLNLKSELEEVKGDVKTTTRMFETHPMCVIRGDSGEMLEITTIRREETEKGDVTTSRWMFETQPLDMINKDPAKVKLICGISMEENTQGGVNKGRWLFETKTLDTIKDEEWETSRTQKEEIIGADVKRHCLVFETQPMDTLKDNANARPLTPEEIVGGDVQSTKHRFETVPMENLKELPEVGKLNKVTASEEEKGDVRHQKWVFESQPLESIREEKKEITKTVNIEALDKGDVTNYKERFETLDLSKCEGAQKIQVEGVPSGSVKSNRVLFESTPMYAMQDSSGHYHEVRTIRREEIVKGDVRSCRWMFETRPIDEFDESINKFQIIKGISKQEIESGDVKTAKWLFETQPLDAIKFFSNFEDQEHKTKEDIKIEKGDVKTCRWLFETQPMDVLYEKVEKSEAGVEEVQKGDVKTCTWLFETQTLDNIRDHSESETETILKTCTVKQEDIQGKDVQMARFLFETENLKNITGEDSSSFRRVTEINIQSGDVSRMKYIFENRSSDIMSSTSEEMMLKLKKQQAEDIQRGNVVNCTWKFENQPMDALCDDSTKAREIRTVTDVQGGDVDKGRFIFETYSLDQIKDESAETNISKLTSIFGDEIKKGDVKNYTMMFESQPLYAIRDKEGHYHEVTTVTKEEIIRGDVVGARWLFETKPLDSIRDSEEVYVIKAVTEEGINKGDVSSARWKFETQPLDEITEEIKVRSKTVADIQGGDVKTNKQRFETDEMSQKYIRTVSVSEIQKGDVRSATWMFETRTIDEIRGDSEEYDAMERVTKEEVMKGDVKQSVWLFERQPLDRIKETDGTEAAVIKEEIPQADVKTTTWLFETTPFHEFNESSMEKTEIIGKSIKETLEELYCQKMVNSQGILIEADEIGDVRMAKYKLMNQEVPQIQKEEIIKGDLSNIMMNLLNRTDTTERVITIDKEERGDINTTVKQLFNQERGTSVQKEAVIRGDIQEAISNLLKNEGSSKHGILIQEDEKGDVKMTIYSLLNKVEESSMEKEDIIQGNVSRALQRLLSNSGEEDSKRIRIGDTERGNVSFYTTCIESGALDYLKQLKSESDEIREEVQKESIIGGDIEETKLLLRKNQQQIGRTVAEDDIVPGDVHSIVKVFMTEPTVAYKNLESKDIVKGDLTATLDLLTQAINQKVVVEKEEVVKGDIPNTLKSLEEAKSQAKELEKPEIIKGDIRGALESLEKSATSKTEATVDDLVPGNIKGTLKSLEEAKQTVKEVEKEEIVKGDIFTAMQNLHGASSEKKTYQHQVSEQGDIKATIQLLLEPTTSPKMQRRGSIEGDVKTSIKSLYEGQEATHMEKEEVVKGDVQGAIKSLMQRKQYSNKKRMHPAKKVKGPVKNLSSVKQVEHESSHEAMSENVALTPTPTVKNLSQCSESQRHHESKSLKTQVITQEDHSVAVVKTDNPAGASHQKSTKEQKDKVLPPHKIQAPKPIMIKNTQKTINDQTEDKAVDVTVMKEVQNTTQMNISNKQMCETKTIKQVQTTVSEKTVVHKQDITVSEQTSQRQMENKALGQKQNIRNLKSDHRNLDMKGKGVIKKSKPEIHFPPPPTSPPPPSESELSLPPPPSPVMESPTLSSSRPHIMRQDSDLPPPPPPPPPPVECMKSEPEFFPPPPPPPAPSSVGGQDFLPPPPSQKELNAMPQLPPGKQGKPIGRPLFKMPKQPEPPKQPTQLKPKWQKQQPMPPPPSPQLPPGQETAMSTVHKEEVKAQQVNQEAIQQTEAWNKSKIAEVSSTRISNIPVVKPDQKQSPQPRKKVFVPPLKLPPPPDPAPAPKGRPCARKFKTPLMLAEERYRLQKEKEEEEKIKLLTPTSPQMNIQSSATSAELSAAESSKREAALDITKAQNEEEIKAQDSPVKKTPSQIPLSKASVSVINKKSTLGSSNVSLDKKQVSSTEVSEKALTSSDVSQSHHEASEKEIQCRSNVVAVSVTEQQQFIKKSSTKSITASQNTVQDNVNLHNRAAVTLKTEDVKNTNVALTLEGKMSPSLPTKIPKVTPSFKVKTFKMPTEKTDEKSDSMGQNEIMKSETHSQREKCQVSERVESKVHLESNQLTSARTEMKTEVKENKNQVPPPVKVEVKAHTKKGKQLAKSETEVKSSPSVTVPSNVVAMVTSVPTHQGQNLVSVSHSQQSMKTEHIQTHKEVVVTERVVQQDLQKQEVAKLQAKLQATQTTKKQVKAGKSKDASKEVLVKNISKLSCKDEAHTEDITDSEKCIVIQKLVARIKELEDAPSKVDSNSIGILIDEVPEWVMGSVEKKNFCELAKQQTKKKLKEMIVYVKHIIQTKLTVLEKNLTTVEKEVKEEKESPMLPPVSSSPPEPDRNIICGTAEKNARPIGSSFKIERVVKQKSSVQESKVHQEVTDQRISSPLASIRTPSPTFITIESRRVDSPLRVTPSPPLYKSVGTPPPPPRRTYTPTSTFSRATPSPTLSRSENLMKLRDTTSKLSRGMTPPPPMPVPEYFVSERERTSSFSGTATDVDGSERGVVDVTEMVDSMMTVKDKKYFFEEAQKAEVHKMYTRKDPIDIPERLGPDTEETTDPVTIDLMKEDLPRVDLSRLVNRFESPKPKIYARKDPIVISERLGSDTEDTDPDAHTPKSEEIPTFNVKAIKDVFETGEHSSQAARELREQIERREHEPVGHTETTSVSEQFCSVDDFGNVSRETRSETHSGSLLTRGNPPSYADVVRGNVPTVSVPPEASTEEMLKNFQQSWAESQGVFQNLGFSVTEQRTSQTITHQQETFVAENSSSRVRTLQGVSEESVPHGVSDRRQTKLP, from the exons CCGCAGGTAGAGCCGGGTCTTCAGGGGAGAGGGCCGAGAACCAGGAGGCCGAGCCGGTGTCGGTGAAAGAGCGGCTGGCGATGTATCAGGCGGCCGTGTCCAGCAAGGAGAGCGGCGGCGCTTCCTCTGCGGCG GCGATGGACGAGTCCGAGGCCTGCTCACTGCCCGGTGGTCTGGCCACTGTGAAGAGGCAGTTTGAGAGCCATGAGTTCAGCTCTTCGTCCTCCCAGTCCACCGTCACCCAGCACCATGTTCAGAAGAGAACGGTCCAG GAAGTGTCAAGTTCCTCCGAGGTGACGGTGAAAAGCAGCGCCAGAGAGACGATTCCAGCAACAAGCATTTCGCGACAAGAG GTGATCCGCGATCAAGGAGTCCACCATAACAACGTGGCCGCGGGTTATGGGAACCATTATGATGAAACAG TTATGCTTGTCGGCGGAGAGGACCTACCAAAGGTTTCCACCCAGGCTTTGAAGCAACAGTACGAAAAAACGATTGAGGAAGCGGCACCAGCGAAGGAAATTAAG GTTGATGTTGATTTCAACCAGTTTCTGTGGGAACCAGTACACCAGTCATCCAAAATGTCAACTGTAACTACTTATGACTCAACTTCTACTGCAAAAACTGCTTCTGCGGTTGCATCGACCTCATCGGTGACATATGAGGCAACAGAACAATTTCCTCCCCCGCCTGCAAACTTAATGCAGGTAGCACAAGAACATAGCATCTCCTCTCAGTTCCAGGAAAAAGGATCCCAACAAAAGTTTACCCTTGACAAGAAGCAGTACTTCAAACACAAAAGCATGGCTGAGCTGAAACGCCTCTACAAGCACATACATCCAGAAGTACGTAAGAACCTTGAGGAAGACTTCATGAGTCAGCTTACGGAGGCAGAAAAGGCAGCTTTGGAAAGCAAGGAAACAGTAGGTGATGTTCAGCAGACGTGCTATATGTTTGAAAATGATGGCAGCAACTCCAGTGAATGCTCAAGCCCCGATAGAGAATACCTGGAGTGGGAAGAAATCCTCAAAGGGGAAGTGCAATCAATGCGGTGGATGTTCGAAAACAAGCCTCTTGATACGATCAAAGATGACTCCCCAGATGAAAGTGAGGGAAGAAATATTGCCCAGCAGGAAATTATTGCAGGCAAAGATGTCAGATACACAGCTTGGATGTTTGAGACTCAACCCATGGATGCTCTAGGGGCAGAGACTGCAGATGCAACCCAAGAGTCGCAGAAGCAGGCAGAACTCGCACGAGGAGACGTCCGTACTGCAACCTGGCTTTTCGAAACTCAGCCCCTGGACTGCCTGAATAGGATCTACCAGGAAGAGCAGGAGAACGAGTGTGTGGTCACCAAAGACATCACTGGCGGAGATGTGAAAACTGCCAGATACCTCTTTGAGACTCAGCATCTGGATTCTCTgggtaaaacagaaacaattgaGGAGAGTCACTTTTTGAACCTGAAGTCTGAGCTGGAAGAGGTAAAGGGGGACGTGAAGACAACCACTCGTATGTTTGAGACGCACCCCATGTGCGTCATCAGGGGGGATTCTGGTGAAATGTTGGAAATTACTACCATCCGGCGGGAGGAGACTGAAAAAGGAGATGTTACGACGTCGCGGTGGATGTTTGAAACCCAGCCTCTGGATATGATCAACAAAGATCCTGCAAAAGTTAAACTGATATGTGGTATTTCCATGGAGGAAAATACGCAAGGTGGCGTGAACAAAGGCAGGTGGCTTTTTGAGACAAAGACTCTTGACACTATTAAGGATGAGGAATGGGAAACTTCAAGAACTCAGAAGGAAGAAATAATTGGAGCGGATGTTAAGAGACACTGTCTTGTTTTTGAGACTCAGCCTATGGATACACTGAAAGATAATGCCAACGCTcgacctttgaccccagagGAGATTGTAGGAGGAGATGTTCAATCAACCAAACATCGATTTGAAACAGTACCCATGGAAAACCTGAAAGAACTACCTGAAGTCGGAAAACTTAATAAGGTGACTGCCTCCGAGGAGGAGAAGGGTGATGTGAGACATCAGAAGTGGGTCTTTGAAAGCCAGCCACTGGAGAGCATAcgggaggaaaagaaagagattaCAAAAACTGTGAACATTGAAGCCCTTGACAAAGGAGATGTaacaaactacaaagagagattTGAAACCTTAGATTTAAGTAAATGTGAAGGGGCACAGAAAATCCAGGTAGAAGGTGTTCCAAGTGGGTCAGTTAAGTCCAACAGAGTGCTGTTTGAATCCACTCCAATGTATGCAATGCAGGACAGTTCGGGTCATTACCATGAGGTGAGGACCATAAGGCGCGAGGAAATTGTGAAAGGAGATGTGCGCAGCTGCAGGTGGATGTTTGAAACACGTCCAATTGATGAATTTGATGAAAGTATCAATAAGTTCCAGATAATAAAAGGGATTTCTAAGCAGGAGATTGAATCTGGGGATGTCAAAACAGCCAAATGGTTGTTTGAAACTCAGCCACTCGATGCTATAAAATTTTTTAGTAATTTTGAGGACCAAGAACATAAGACTAAGGAAGATATTAAAATTGAGAAAGGGGATGTAAAAACGTGCAGGTGGCTCTTTGAGACCCAGCCGATGGATGTTCTGTatgaaaaggtggaaaaaagtGAGGCAGGAGTGGAGGAAGTGCAAAAAGGAGATGTGAAAACATGCACATGGCTCTTTGAGACCCAGACGCTTGACAACATTCGTGATCACTCAGAATCAGAAACCGAGACGATTCTGAAAACCTGCACTGTAAAGCAGGAGGACATTCAAGGTAAAGATGTCCAAATGGCTCGCTTCCTCTTTGAAACCGAGAACCTGAAAAACATCACGGGTGAGGACAGCAGTTCTTTCAGGAGGGTCACAGAAATCAACATCCAGTCTGGTGATGTCTCCAGAATGAAATACATCTTTGAGAATCGTTCCTCTGACATTATGAGCTCTACGTCAGAGGAAATGATGCTGAAGCTGAAGAAGCAGCAGGCTGAGGACATCCAAAGAGGAAACGTGGTCAACTGCACCTGGAAGTTTGAGAACCAGCCAATGGATGCTCTATGTGACGACAGCACAAAGGCGAGGGAGATCCGCACCGTAACTGATGTTCAGGGAGGTGATGTCGACAAGGGCCGCTTCATTTTTGAGACGTACTCTCTGGATCAAATCAAAGATGAGTCTGCAgagacaaatatttcaaaactcaCTAGTATCTTTGgagatgaaattaaaaaaggagaCGTGAAAAATTACACTATGATGTTTGAAAGCCAGCCGCTGTATGCCATTCGTGACAAGGAGGGCCATTATCACGAGGTGACGACTGTAACTAAAGAGGAAATCATAAGAGGAGATGTGGTGGGGGCTCGATGGCTGTTTGAGACGAAACCCTTGGATTCAATTAGAGATTCGGAGGAGGTATATGTTATTAAAGCAGTGACTGAGGAAGGCATTAATAAGGGAGATGTTAGCTCTGCTAGGTGGAAATTTGAAACACAACCCCTGGATGAAATTACTGAGGAGATAAAAGTAAGATCAAAAACAGTGGCAGATATCCAAGGGGGTGATGTTAAGACAAACAAGCAGCGATTTGAGACCGATGAGATGTCTCAAAAGTACATTAGAACTGTTAGTGTGAGTGAAATTCAGAAAGGCGATGTCAGATCTGCAACATGGATGTTTGAAACCCGCACAATCGACGAGATCCGTGGTGATAGTGAAGAGTACGATGCAATGGAGAGGGTGACAAAAGAGGAAGTGATGAAAGGGGATGTTAAACAGTCTGTTTGGCTCTTTGAGAGGCAACCCCTAGACAGAATCAAAGAAACTGATGGCACAGAGGCTGCTGTGATAAAGGAGGAAATTCCACAGGCAGATGTGAAGACGACTACATGGCTGTTCGAAACGACTCCATTTCATGAATTCAACGAAAGTAGCAtggaaaagacagaaataattgGTAAGAGCATAAAGGAGACACTTGAAGAACTTTACTGTCAGAAAATGGTGAACTCCCAGGGGATCCTCATTGAGGCAGATGAAATCGGAGATGTCCGTATGGCCAAGTATAAACTCATGAACCAGGAGGTTCCTCAAATCCAAAAGGAGGAGATCATTAAAGGAGATCTAAGCAATATAATGATGAACCTACTGAATCGCACAGACACGACTGAAAGGGTCATAACTATTGATAAAGAGGAGCGAGGAGACATCAACACCACAGTGAAACAGCTGTTCAACCAAGAGAGGGGAACGAGTGTTCAGAAAGAGGCAGTTATTCGAGGTGACATCCAAGAGGCGATAAGCAACCTACTGAAGAATGAAGGCTCCTCTAAGCATGGAATTCTGATTCAAGAAGATGAAAAAGGAGATGTTAAGATGACAATTTATTCTCTACTAAATAAAGTGGAGGAATCTAGTATGGAGAAAGAGGATATAATTCAAGGTAATGTCAGCAGAGCCCTTCAGCGTCTTCTGTCCAACTCAGGAGAAGAGGATTCTAAAAGGATAAGGATTGGGGACACTGAAAGGGGTAATGTTAGCTTTTACACAACATGCATTGAGTCTGGAGCCTTGGACTACCTCAAGCAGCTTAAATCTGAGTCTGATGAGATTCGCGAAGAGGTGCAGAAGGAGAGTATCATTGGTGGCGATATCGAAGAGACCAAACTCTTGTTGCGGAAGAATCAGCAGCAGATTGGCCGCACTGTGGCAGAAGATGACATAGTGCCAGGTGACGTTCATAGCATTGTTAAGGTATTCATGACAGAGCCCACTGTTGCCTACAAAAACCTAGAGAGTAAGGACATTGTTAAAGGTGATCTTACTGCAACCCTCGATTTATTGACCCAAGCCATCAATCAGAAAGTAGTTGTAGAGAAAGAGGAGGTGGTTAAGGGAGATATTCCCAACACTTTGAAATCTCTTGAGGAGGCCAAGAGTCAAGCCAAAGAACTGGAAAAGCCTGAAATCATCAAAGGTGACATAAGAGGTGCTCTTGAATCACTGGAGAAATCTGCAACCTCAAAAACAGAAGCAACAGTTGATGATTTAGTTCCTGGCAACATCAAAGGAACCCTCAAGTCCTTAGAGGAGGCTAAGCAAACTGTTAAAGAGGTGGAGAAAGAGGAGATAGTTAAAGGAGACATTTTTACCGCTATGCAAAATTTGCATGGGGCATCAAGTGAAAAAAAGACCTACCAGCATCAAGTGAGCGAACAAGGAGACATCAAAGCCACCATTCAGCTTCTGCTTGAGCCAACCACCTCTCCAAAAATGCAACGTAGAGGAAGCATTGAAGGAGACGTAAAAACATCCATAAAATCTCTTTATGAAGGCCAGGAGGCGACACatatggaaaaagaagaagtggtTAAAGGTGATGTTCAAGGGGCAATAAAGTCCCTGATGCAGAGGAAACAGTATTCAAACAAGAAGCGTATGCATCCTGCCAAGAAAGTGAAAGGGCCCGTGAAAAATCTATCAAGTGTAAAGCAAGTGGAGCATGAAAGCTCACATGAAGCCATGAGTGAGAATGTAGCTCTCACTCCAACCCCCACTGTGAAAAACCTCTCTCAGTGCAGTGAGTCACAGAGGCACCATGAAAGCAAATCGCTGAAAACGCAGGTAATAACCCAAGAGGACCACTCTGTTGCTGTAGTCAAAACAGACAATCCTGCTGGGGCCTCTCATCAGAAGAGcacaaaagaacagaaagacAAAGTGCTGCCCCCACACAAAATACAAGCTCCTAAGCCTATTATGATAAAGAATACGCAGAAGACTATTAATGATCAAACAGAGGATAAAGCTGTGGATGTGACTGTGATGAAAGAGGtgcaaaacacaacacagatgaatatttcaaacaaacaaatgtgtgagacaaaaacaatcaaacaggTGCAGACTACGGTGTCTGAGAAGACTGTCGTACATAAACAAGACATAACGGTGTCAGAGCAAACATCACAAAGGCAAATGGAGAACAAGGCTCTAGGACAAAAGCAGAATATCAGAAATCTGAAGAGTGATCACCGAAACCTGGACATGAAAGGGAAGGGTGtcattaaaaagtcaaaaccaGAGATTCACTTCCCCCCACCTCCCACAtctccaccaccaccatcagAGTCTGAGCTTTCCCTCCCTCCACCACCATCACCAGTGATGGAGAGCCCAACATTGTCCAGTTCTAGGCCTCATATCATGAGGCAAGACAGTGACCTGCCACCTCCGCCCCCAccgcctccacctcctgtgGAATGCATGAAGTCTGAGCCTGAATTTTTCCCACCACCTCCCCCTCCACCAGCACCATCCTCTGTAGGAGGCCAagattttcttcctcctcctccatcacaGAAAGAGCTTAATGCAATGCCTCAACTTCCTCCCGGAAAACAAGGGAAGCCAATTGGAAGgcctttatttaaaatgccCAAGCAGCCAGAACCACCAAAGCAGCCCACACAGCTCAAACCCAAGTGGCAGAAACAACAGCCAATGCCTCCTCCACCTTCCCCCCAGCTTCCTCCTGGTCAAGAAACAGCAATGTCGACTGTTCATAAAGAGGAGGTTAAAGCTCAACAAGTGAATCAGGAAGCAATCCAACAGACTGAGGCATGGAATAAGTCTAAAATAGCTGAGGTGTCATCGACAAGAATTTCAAACATTCCAGTTGTAAAACCAGATCAAAAGCAAAGTCCACAACCACgcaaaaaagtgtttgtccCTCCCCTCAAGCTTCCTCCACCTCCAGACCCTGCTCCAGCCCCAAAGGGCCGACCATGTGCTCGAAAATTTAAAACCCCTCTCATGCTTGCAGAGGAAAGATACCGcctgcaaaaagagaaagaggaagaagaaaagattaaaCTCTTGACTCCAACTTCACCACAAATGAATATACAATCCTCAGCAACCAGTGCAGAACTCTCTGCAGCAGAGAGCAGTAAAAGAGAAGCGGCTTTGGATATAACAAAAGCTCAGAATGAGGAGGAAATAAAGGCACAAGATTCACCTGTCAAGAAAACACCTTCCCAAATCCCTTTGAGCAAAGCGTCAGtctcagtaataaataaaaagtcaaccCTTGGATCTTCAAATGTGTCCTTAGATAAAAAGCAAGTATCCAGCACTGAAGTCTCTGAAAAAGCCCTCACCTCATCTGATGTGTCTCAGTCTCATCACGAGGCctcagaaaaagaaatccagtGCCGCTCGAACGTGGTCGCTGTCTCAgtcacagagcagcagcagtttattaaGAAATCCAGCACCAAGTCTATCACTGCCTCACAGAACACTGTCCAGGATAATGTAAATCTTCACAACCGGGCTGCGGTCACATTGAAAACAGAGGATGTAAAGAATACTAATGTGGCTCTGACACTGGAGGGAAAAATGAGTCCTTCTCTCCCAACTAAAATTCCAAAGGTAACTCCAagtttcaaagtaaaaacatttaaaatgccaACAGAGAAGACAGATGAGAAGTCTGATAGTATGGGgcaaaatgaaataatgaaaagtgaaactcattCACAAAGAGAGAAATGTCAGGTGTCAGAAAGAGTTGAATCAAAAGTGCATCTAGAAAGCAACCAGCTTACCTCAGCAAGAACTGAGATGAAAACAGAAgttaaagagaataaaaatcaaGTGCCGCCACCCGTGAAGGTTGAAGTGAAGGCTCACACAAAGAAGGGAAAGCAGCTGGCAAAAAGTGAAACCGAAGTGAAGTCGTCTCCATCGGTTACTGTTCCATCAAATGTGGTGGCTATGGTAACATCTGTGCCAACCCATCAAGGACAAAACCTTGTGTCTGTCTCCCATAGTCAGCAGAGCATGAAGACAGAGCACATTCAGACACACAAGGAGGTTGTCGTGACTGAGAGAGTGGTACAGCAGGACCTTCAGAAGCAAGAGGTAGCTAAGCTACAAGCTAAGCTACAAGCAACACAAACAACTAAAAAGCAGGTAAAGGCAGGGAAGTCAAAAGATGCGTCAAAAGAAGTGTTGGTGAAAAATATAAGTAAATTATCTTGTAAAGATGAAGCGCACACTGAAGACATTACAGATTCAGAGAAATGTATTGTGATCCAGAAGCTGGTTGCCAGAATAAAAGAACTTGAGGATGCACCAAGCAAAGTAGATTCCAACTCTATCGGGATACTTATAGATGAAGTCCCTGAATGGGTAATGGGCTCAGTCGAGAAAAAGAACTTCTGTGAACTTGCTAAACAGCAGACcaagaaaaagctgaaagagATGATAGTTTACGTGAAGCACATTATTCAGACAAAACTCACAGTTTTGGAGAAAAACCTGACAACAGTGGAAAAGGaagttaaagaagaaaaagagtcCCCCATGCTTCCGCCAGTCTCCTCATCTCCACCTGAACCAGACAGGAACATCATTTGTGGGACAGCTGAGAAAAATGCGAGGCCTATCGGCAGCTCCTTCAAAATAGAAAGGGTGGTGAAACAGAAAAGTTCTGTTCAGGAGAGCAAAGTCCATCAGGAAGTGACTGATCAGAGAATTTCTTCCCCCTTAGCAAGCATTCGAACACCATCACCTACTTTTATTACAATTGAATCAAGGAGAGTAGACTCCCCACTCAGAGTAACCCCTTCACCTCCCCTGTACAAGTCAGTTGGGACACCACCACCCCCTCCTCGCAGAACTTACACCCCTACATCTACTTTCAGCAGAGCCACGCCATCTCCCACTCTCAGCCGCTCTGAAAACCTCATGAAGCTGAGGGATACTACCTCAAAACTTTCACGTGGGATGACTCCACCCCCTCCCATGCCAGTACCAGAGTACTTTGTCTCTGAAAGAGAGCGCACATCCTCCTTCAGTGGCACGGCGACCGATGTTGACGGAAGCGAGCGTGGAGTGGTGGATGTTACGGAGATGGTGGATTCCATGATGACAGTGAAGgacaaaaagtatttctttgaGGAGGCGCAGAAGGCTGAAGTGCACAAAATGTATACCAGGAAGGATCCCATTGACATTCCTGAACGTTTGGGACCGGATACTGAGGAAACCACGGACCCCGTGACTATAGACCTTATGAAAGAAGATCTCCCAAGGGTTGATTTATCAAGACTAGTGAACCGATTTGAGTCTCCCAAACCAAAAATCTATGCAAGAAAAGATCCTATTGTAATATCAGAGAGACTGGGGAGTGATACTGAAGATACAGACCCTGATGCGCACACTCcaaaatctgaagaaatccCTACTTTCAATGTCAAAGCAATAAAGGACGTCTTTGAGACCGGAGAGCACAGTTCTCAAGCAGCCCGAGAGCTTAGAGAACAAATAGAACGGCGGGAACATGAGCCAGTCGGTCACACCGAAACAACTTCAGTCTCTGAGCAGTTCTGCAGTGTTGACGACTTCGGTAACGTGTCAAGGGAGACGAGGAGTGAGACGCATTCTGGGAGCCTGCTGACTCGCGGTAACCCTCCATCCTATGCTGATGTAGTGAGGGGTAATGTTCCAACTGTCTCTGTACCGCCCGAAGCCTCCACGGAGGAAATGCTGAAAAACTTCCAGCAATCATGGGCCGAGAGCCAAGGAGTTTTCCAGAACCTGGGCTTCAGCGTCACTGAGCAGAGGACTTCCCAAACTATAACACACCAGCAGGAGACCTTTGTGGCGG AAAATTCGAGTTCCAGAGTCCGAACTCTGCAAGGTGTGTCGGAAGAGAGTGTACCCCATGGAGTCTCTGATCGCAGACAAACAAAACTtccataa